The genomic stretch ttttgatatttgatCATGCTGATATAGTTACCTAATTTTCAAATTACCattaaaggaataaaaaaatattaataaaagaacaaaaaagttgTCATgataaagagattcaaggattaaagaaaaacaaaaatacagATGAATTATTCGGAAAAGTAGCTTagacaaaaatataatattagttttaatagttatatgatttcataaaatttaatataataataaataatttttcaagcCTTGTGTTCTCTAGAATTGGAGTTTCTAAGATATCATATAAAAATATCACATTGGACATCAATTCAATCCACAATTATCTTTGTCCAAAAGGgtttaaattttaaactcatGGGATAGTTCATTTATATCTAACAATTACTATTATTCATCGTAATCCAATCAAATCCATAAACTTATTAGCTCAAAcctccttttttatattttaaacataTTTAGATCACATTTCATCCTCTAAATgtatatcatacaaaaattttgaaacaGAAACCAAAAACTTAATATGTTGATTGTGGTGCTCTTCTTTTAATTCATCCTTTCATCtcacatacataaatattttgaatGCAATGACATTATACATGATTCATTTTCACTTTCTACATAGCATAAAAGTTATAGATTTTGGATATTCATCACACCAATATTGCTCACAAAGTTTACAAATTATGGAGATAGTACCTTACGAAGGAAGAGTTTATTGCTCACAAAGTTTACAAATTATGGAGACAACACCGTACGAAGGAAGAGGTTTTTTCTGGTTGAAAATAGGCCAAGAATAGAGTAGTGAAATGGCAAACTAGTAATCATACATATCTTTCTCAACCGCAAGCATATATATAAATAGCAAGTAATCGTTAACTTAGTGGTCAAAAATTACTTAAAATATATTTACAAGTTGATTACACGAGACGAAGCCTTTTGCATGCCCTCAATATAAATGATTACttcattcagattattgatacgcAAACAAAAGTGCTAATTTGGAGTATACATCGATCGCGGAGAAGACTTTTGATAATGAGTGtagaattaagtattattgtgattggcttgttatCCCTCATCTTAAGTGGGGTGAGGGTAGACATGGCTATCGGTGTTTACAATGTGAAAGATTACGGAGCAATAGGAGATGGCCAAACTGATAACACAAAGGTAGCTCTTCATGTTTATTATAAGTTATTACTATAAACAATAGTTTTTGTCTTCTTTCTCATGAATTTAAACATCTTCATTAACTTAAATTATAGCAAGATTGAGTGGAATAGAGGACAAACATAAGAAACATTTTGTATTGGTTATAACGACAACTTCATACTCActgttgtaacaattatggacaTGGTAGGCTTTCGAAGCAGCATGGAGTGCGGCATGCACGGTGGAAGGGAGAACAACGATAGTGATCCCAGAGGGTGCATACCTGCTTGGTCCAACAATCTTCAGAGGGCCTTGCAAAGGCataatggtgatgcaagtgaaagggcagctactagcatccacccatctcgaagTTTACAAAGAAAATTGGCTCGATTTTCAGTACATTAATGGACTAGTTATCTCAGGAGGTGGAAGATTCGATggacaaggagcttctgcatggccttaTAACCAATGCAAAAAGATACTCAATTGCAAACCCCTACCGAAGGTATGCTAGCCTTGTCTTCCTTGTTCTAACCATGCAGAAATTAACACTACTTCGTTCTCACTTTGAAATGCACTAACAATTGTTGCAACACTACTGTATAGACCTTGGTGTTTAGTTTCGTCACGAACGCAACCATCAGCAACATCAATTTTATCGACAGCAAGTTCTTCCACGTTCATGTCTTTCAATCAAGAAATATTACATTTGATTCCATTAGGATCAGTGCTCCTGGAGATAGCCCCAACACTGATGGCATCCACATCGCCGACTCGACCAATATCCAGGTTGCTAACTCGGTCATCGGCACTGGTgatgattgcatctccatcggctcgggctgcaccaatttgaccatctttaatGTGTTATGCGGTCCTGGCCATGGCATCAGCGTCGGTAGTCTCGGCAAAAATGCTGGTGAGAAAGATGTCATCGGGCTGAAAGTGATGCAATGCAATCTTACCGGTACAACAAATGGAATGAGGATCAAGACATGGCAATCTTCTTCATCTAGTTTGAAGGCCACTGATTTCCTCtttgaacacatcatcatgaacaatgTCTATAACCCTATCATCATAGATCAGAACTATTGCCCAAATGCTAATTGTCCCGGAAAGGTATACCTTATTGCTCCTACTACTACTAAATATATCATTAGAGTTCTTAAATGGACTCAATCTTGAAATTTGTGCATCATTCCTTTCTCTATGTAGGATCCTTCTTTGGTTAAGATCACGGATATCAAGTATAGAAATATCACGGGGACATTTGCCTCACCAGTAGCTTATAAACTAGTTTGCAGTGTGGCTGCACCATGTGAGGGAGTGGAGCTCAGTGACATTAGCTTGGAGTACAACGGAAAAGACAAGCAAGCCCAAAATGCAACGTCTATTTGTGTTAATGTTTATGGCAGCTCCAATGGGAATGTGAAACCTGACCCTTGCATCTAAATTCTTGGGTTGAGGCAAAAGGGATGAACTGAACTTTTGCACACAAGAGACCCTTGCATCCTCTTTGTTACTTTGAGTGTACACcttatattagaaaaaaataaataaagaaattggAGTATATGCAAATTGGCATCCAATGCATAGAAAAAAGATGTCTAAAGttagtttcatatttttttgaaaaatataaagtaattttTTATGACATTATAACAATAAAgtaaatttttatgacattataACAATAAAGTATAGTTATCCTACACAAGCAATCAACATCGAAAAAATCTGACCTAATCTCCGATGGTATTGTATAACTGTGAGTGCGAATAGTAGGGGTATGAACAAAAGAAGTCTTGAGTCCGATTCCCTTCTTCGGGCCTTGGGGATTGGCTTTTATGCCTAGGTAGCCGATAGAAGGAGACTGATAACTGACAAGTATGGGCCTATTCACTATGTCGTCAATGAAGGACATTTACAAGGGTATCATTTGTTAATGCTAACGCCTGACTGAGATAAGTGGGTGATGATCGCCTACGCACTAGGCTACCAAAGAAGGGAGCAAATATGATTTGTCGCTATGGGTTAGTGCTTCCAACAATCGACTTATACCATTTTTTCGAAAACTATAATTATTTGAGGGTGGAAGGTCGCTACCCTGTCGTTCGCCACTATGAAAGGGGAGACGTATGGGTTCTTCTGCCCACGTTATCATTTAGGTGGCAGCAAGTTGTCAGTTGAGTGAATGGGTCCATGCTGATATCTTCAAACTCACTATCACCTATTAATCTATATCAATTAAAGAGTTAGAAGGCATGACGTGACTTGTCCATTACGTATCAAAATCTTATTCTAAATCCCGATTGATCTGTATCGTTAGAAGATCCTAATTAGTTCAAAAGGATCCAATACCCACTTTATAGTTCAAAACACAAGATATCCAATCATATATCAACACGTGGAATCCAACATGAATCACAACCACAACTGGCCCATCTATAGCCCAAAACGATTCGTGCCAAGTGAGCTGGTCGGTCCGCAAGCATTCTCACACACGATGTCATGCGAGCATACAGTGATGACAACCAAGCGTCGCTTTATCATCGAGACCGTTCGATCGTGATCAGACGTCCACGGTTGGTAATTCCAGATCTCAACAGTTAAGTTCCTATTTCatgtaataattattttcttaccCCACAAAAACCGAGACCGAAACCGTAAGGCCGCTATATAAAGTGGGGGAAGACCGCTCCTCGTTTACCGCGTCTCTTCCTCGCCAACTCCCAAATCTGTCTCCGCTCTCCGTCGCTTTCCTTCCCACGAACACGACCCGGCTCCGCTTCTTCCGTCCTCGCGGAAAAGGAGCCCCAAAAACGGGTTTGATTGGATTccgttcttcttccttcctcctcctccttttgggTGCTCGTCGATCGATGCGGAGAGCCGGAAATCTCTCCTGATCGCTTTTGATTCCCCTCGAGGTAATCCCTTCATCGCTCCTCTGCTTTATCGATTCCAACCTACATCATCGGCATCCAAGACCGATCGGCTCAAAAGGTTTcgattcttctcctccttttctttccaAGCAATTTTTTACCCCTTTCCAAGAATAGTGACTGGGAGCAGGCCAAGCAACGGGACTGGACCTGTCTCGTTCCCCGTCTCATTCGGCATTGATGCGTACGAGAACATCCCTATTAGGGATGTTAACAGACGGACCTAATCGTACAAGGTCTTCGTACGGTATACATGGCTGTGACGATCACACACGCCATGGCATTGGAATCGGTGTCGGTTCGCGCATCCCATTCTCGCTTGGAGTTCAATCGATGGATTCGAAGGCCTATGCATTCGAGCTTCAATGCATAACCATGATAGGTCGTGTTTGTCGCATGTTGACAGGAAAGATTAGCTTCGAATGTTAGTTAAGTAGAACGTCCATTGAAGTCTGCAAGCTGTTGCGGTGGTGAGCATTGGAAACTATATCTGTGCGTTGAAACCTCTTCCAACAATTGAATTGTCCTTTCCTTAGCTTTATCATTGCAAGTGGCcacctaaaataaaataaaccataGACTGTATTTGTTCTCAATCACATGTAATTATAGGGTGATAAGCATCACGATTGTTCCAATTGCGCCTCAGGTGATACTCTGATGCAGGAAAAATATTTACTGGGGAGATCTCTTCATGGATTAAATGAGGTTTATCCACCTGTCGTTACTTATTGGCTAATTACAGGAGGTTAAAGGAATGATTAATAGTTACGTGGCTGCATGCTATCCTCGTTCATACCAGCCTTCTCATTGGAGAGAGAGCAGCCGACGTGGGACCACCGGTGCGCTTCCTGGGAAGGTCAGAGATGCGGGTAAATTTGTTCCTCGAACTCCTGGGCCGTTGTCGACGCGTGCACCAACGTAACGCCTTGGCAGCTAACGAAACGGAGCAACGTCGCCGTCCATCTTTTCAATTGGACGGCCCTGATTTCTCGACGATCACTAAAAGCTTTCGCGCTTCCGTGGGCTCATCCACACTGCAAGCAACACCGTCGAACACAAGTGCAGTCGGTTCTTATCGTTAAAGATTGCACGCATTAAGAAGATATCCTTGTAATTAATTAGATCTCGCAGATGAAACGACGATAAGCTATTTATTGGACGGTGTTTTCAGATGGTTTCCTTCTCTGATCTGTTGTTACGAAGCAGGTCATGTAAAGTTGACGAAGCTAAGCAGAGATGGATCACAGCGAGGGCGGTGAGGACATCGAGAGTACCGTGGACGAGGCGGCAGCGCCGAGGGAGATGAATAGGAGTGGGTCAAACTTCTTCGATGACAAGGAGGCGGGCATGAGGGAGCCCCTCCTCAGGCGGCGCACCATGAATACCACGTCGCAGCTTGCCGTCGTTGGCGCCAACGTCTGCCCCATCGAGAGTTTGGACTATGAGTAAGGGCATCCCCTGTGGTAACTTCTCGCATTTTATTTCTTTAAGCTGCATGCAATTCTGAGGCTGAGAATTAAACCATCAGATAAACAGAGTTGGTCTAATGTTTTATTTTTCCTGTTAATACCAAATCTATGCAGATTTATCTATGTTGTTTCTCTATCCGCTTGGAATTATGGATTTATGACCAATACCAAATCTATGCAGATTTATCTATATCGTTTCTCTATCCGCTTGGAATTATGCATTTATGACCTTGCTTACTTGATCTTCTGGTTGCCTGGGGGACACCCCGGCAACCTATCCTTGAACGACATGATAGGAAAATGCTATAtaacactgtaaaatttcagtctTTCCCTACCTCTGTATATAGATGCTTAGTATGATATATTTTCTAGCTTTAAATTCTTTGTAAGCATAAATTGACTTTCTGGAGGAAATTCTTTGTCTGCAACTAAGTTAGAAAGGAAAATTTACTATGGATCAGACCTTCACTTGTTTGAGACGTAACAACCTTTACTGACATGAGGAAATGATAGATGTTAAACAAAGATGGCATTTGTTGTGTTATTAAAAAATGTGTTGCTACAGATTGTATTTCACAGTGTGTTAAAATCTTTCAGAGTTTAACTAAAGCTTCTTCACCAAATATAGGCTTCTAGTTGCACACTGATCTGAATTCATCTCAGGTCTATCTTAGAATGTTGCACAATTGTTCAAAAAgatgttagaattttgtttattttGGTTTATTGTACAAATTATAATTAGGGTATATGAGTATTTTATCAATGATACTTGAACTCTCTACTTTCTGCAGGATTGTGGAGAATGACCTATATAAAGAAGATTGGAGATCAAGGAAAAAAGCTCAGATATTTCAGTATGTAGTTCTTAAGTGGACCCTTGCACTTCTTATAGGCTTGGTCACTGGGCTAGTTGGATTTTTCAACAACCTTGCTGTGGAGAATATAGCTGGATTTAAGTTGTTGCTGACAAGTAATCTTATGCTGAAGCATAGGTAACGTTTACACCATCTATTGAAACCACTTCAACAGATTGTTATAATGCATCCAAAGATGAGGAAATGTAAGAAACCTGAGTTTCTGATTAGTAAACTTTTTTTGAAAGATCAGCCTGAGGTTTCATATAGCATAGGAAAGCTATGTTTCAGTAGACAGTTTGACCATCTTGCATATGCAAAGTTTGAAAGGATGATGAGGGATAAATTGTGAAGCATAATCACATAAGAAGGAATCAATGTGACCCTGGGTGATTGGTTGGTTCCCCTCTTCACTTTAGTGGGTTCTAGGTTTGGATGCTTGTAAAGATGACTGCCCAAGTATTTTAGCTAAGTAATTCTCCTGGTCATGAATCACCTCCTCTTTTATTCTTAATATCAAAAGGATTTCAAATTCTTGACCTGGCAAAAATCAGAACAAGTAATGACATGCAAGACCCCAAAATTGGTggcagcatttttttttttaatcatgtgcTTTGTAAATCAAGAAATGAAGACTTGAATTAAGTATGTTTAGTTATTGCATCTTTTTTACTACTCTAACCATTATGTAttgataagaaaaatatatatagtttcaaACTAGGATCCCGGACACCTCTGCTAGTCACCTTAGTAATATTTTGGCAACAATTTTGCTTGTGATATTGTGCTTTTTCATAAGTGGAATGCAGCAATGCTTTTCAGTTACATGGCCAGTATATGTGAAGATTGAGAAACTAGCAAGGATATATAGATATTGTCTATGTACATCATGTATCAACCCTGGTTTTAAAATAGACATGGTTTTATTGAATGTAGCTAGGCTGTGCATTACAAACATTTACAAATAGGCAGtcattttaatttttctattatgGAAACTGCTGATGATGGACAGCTCTAGTAATTAGTATGAACATGAGATAATTTGATAGAAATATGCATCACTCCAGTGCTTGAACCAATTGTTCGGCTACTATCATTGTTAGAATCTGGGAAGAT from Musa acuminata AAA Group cultivar baxijiao chromosome BXJ1-3, Cavendish_Baxijiao_AAA, whole genome shotgun sequence encodes the following:
- the LOC135638871 gene encoding exopolygalacturonase-like, whose translation is MAIGVYNVKDYGAIGDGQTDNTKAFEAAWSAACTVEGRTTIVIPEGAYLLGPTIFRGPCKGIMEVEDSMDKELLHGLITNAKRYSIANPYRRISAPGDSPNTDGIHIADSTNIQVANSVIGTGDDCISIGSGCTNLTIFNVLCGPGHGISVGSLGKNAGEKDVIGLKVMQCNLTGTTNGMRIKTWQSSSSSLKATDFLFEHIIMNNVYNPIIIDQNYCPNANCPGKDPSLVKITDIKYRNITGTFASPVAYKLVCSVAAPCEGVELSDISLEYNGKDKQAQNATSICVNVYGSSNGNVKPDPCI